The Arcobacter sp. CECT 8986 DNA window TCTAACCTTGCAGGTATTCTACTCTTCTTACCTTCCTCTGTAATACCAGTGAAGGCTTCTATAACTTTCTCCATCGCATCTCCTTTAAGAAGTTTAATTTTTTTTAATTTCGAAAGTTTACAAGTTCAAAGTGACAAAAAATGACCAATAAAAAATATTTTTAATTTTTTTTTAATACTTTAAATTAAATTTTTATATTAAATTTAATTTTAGAAATTTAATCCAATCTTATAAGTGTAAATTGATACATAAATAAATAAAAACATACATAACAAATAAAAAGAAATCTCTACAAGAAAAAAGCTAAGAGGCATTGGTTCTATAAAAGTATTAATAAAAATTGAAATAATCATATAAGATAAAAATGCAATTTGCATAATAATATTAGTAAATACTTGTAGACTGAAAAAAGAAAAAACTTTTGAAAACGACCTTGTTCTTCTGATAGTATTAATTTTATAAAAAATACAATACACAGTAAAAAAAATATATATATTTTGGATTTTAATATTGCAACAAGCAAAGGAAGAGTTGCTAAAGTTCATATAAACTATATACATAATTTTTATCAAGATTAATAAAAAAAAAGTATTATAGACAAATAAATTATAATTTTTAATACTTGATTTTTTCATATATGAATTTTAATCAATTCATAGGTCAGAATTTGTCAATATTTAAACTTATTTGTATTTTATAATTTGCTAAAAATAACTTTTAAGGTAGACAGTTTAATAACATATCTTTAATAATTTTAAAGGTCAGAGAGTTTTTATTATCTAGGGGATAGAAACTTATTTACTAGTGAATATTTCCATCACTTAAACACAAAAGGAACAATTACTAGTAAAATATTTATAAAAACTCTCTATACTTTAATTATAACTCTAAAGACTATTTTTGAATATAATAATATTCCATGAAGATTGTCTATTTCTGCAAAATATATATTTTACAGATAAACCAATGACTTTTTATACATATCTATATATGTCAAATGAAGAACAAAATTAGTCACTTGTAACCTATCAAAATGCAATTTCTAGGACTGTATAGAGGTTTAAACTGACTAAAATAAGACTTCGTTTGACAAACAAGTTCAATAAACTGTTCTTTTTGGAGAATGTTCAACAATTCAACTCTTTTTGTAATAGGCTATTTTTAGTAAAAACTGCTCAAAAAGTAAGAGAAAGGACAGTAATAATAAGTGTAGAAGATTGATATTATATTTAATAAATACTATAATATAGAATATTTAAGGGATAAAAATGAACAAATTTGATTATAAAAATAAATTAGAGATCACTGCATTAAAAGCTAATATTTCTGATTTTACTCAAAAGAGACATTTTCATGAAGAGTTTTCGCTAGGAGTAACTTTAAATAATACACAGCTAAATAGTATTGCTGATTCTTCTAATTTAATTGATAAAAATGCAGTTATGCTTTTTAATCCCAATGAAGTTCATGAATGTACTTTAGGAAAGTATAAAGATGGAGTAGATTATGTTATGCTTTATCTCAAGCCAGAACTTATTTTTGAAGCACTAGAAAAAAAAGAGATTTTTAGATTTGATTCACCTATTATTTATAATGAAAAAATCAAAAATGACATTTTATCTTTAAGTAGTGCAATATTAAATCAAAAAGAGGAATCAGTTTGTAGCGAACTTTATCTAAATCTTGTGGATAACTTTAGAGCAGAAGATTTGATTTCAAAATATAAAAATGAAAATGAATTTATAAAAAAAGCAAAAGAGATAATTTACTATGAACTTGATGATGTTCTTGATTTAGAACAAATCTCAAAAGAATTGAATCTTTCAAGATTTCAATTTATAAGATTGTTTAAATCAAATACTGGAATTACGCCTTATCAATATTTTTTAAATATGAAACTAATTCATGCAAAAAAGCATCTTGATAAAACAAAAGATTTATATGAAACCCTCGTAGAATATGGTTTTTCAGACCTTTCACATTTTAATAGACACTTCAAAAAAACATTTGGAATAACTGCATACGAATATATTTCAAAATAAACAAAAGAGAACTTATCTCTTTTTGTTTATTATAAATACTCCTGAAAATATAAGCAGTGTTGCAATAACATCTACAAAGGTAATGTTTTCTCCAACTAAAAAATATCCAATAAGAAGAGCAACTACAGGTGGAATATATGTAACCGATGATGCATTTACAGCTCCAAGATTTTCGATTAAGTAATAGTATATAATATATGCTAAACCTGTACCTAATAATCCCAATCCTATTATCAAACCTAAAAATACATGAGTGTCTGATACTACACTTGTAATTCCATTATAATCAGTAATAAAAACCAATAAAATTAATGCAAATCCCAGTTGATAAGTAGTTAATGCAGCAAAATGTATTTTTAAAGGAGTTATAAATTTTTTTGCATATACAAATGACATTCCTAAAATTAAAGAGCCTAAAATTATTGAGATGATACCTTCTAAATTAGCTTCTAATAAATTTGCATCATAGGGCTTCGCAATAAGAACAACACCAACTAACCCTACAAATATTCCTACGATTTTAATAAAATTTATTTTTTCCTCTTTCAGAAAAAGAATAGCTAGAATATAAGTAAACAAAGGGATTGAACCACTTAAGGCTCCTGTAACACCTGATAAAAGTAAAGATGAAGCTTTTATAAAAAAGTAGTAGTATACAGTTGTTCCAAGCAATGACATCATAAAAAAATGAAAACTATATTTTAAATGCTTTATTCTCATCACTTTTAACTTATATGCATAAAATTAAACAGGTATAAATCCAAATAAAACACGAATCAATACAATTTGTATCTCAGATAAGTAATCACTTGCAAGTTTCATATATATAAAGTTTGAACCCCAAATAAGACCAAGGGTCCAAAATAAAATAAACGGTAAATTTTTTAACATTAAAATCCTTTAAATTTTTGAAGAATTTTAACCCTTTAAAAAAATATTGCATAGAACATTGTTGCAATTTTATACTATAAATAAAAAACTTTACCTATAAATTTATAAGCTAGACTAAGTATATAATCTCTTTTATTTATTATTAAATACTTCTCAATTCTTTAATTCCAATGTAAGAACCAAGTCCAAACAAAATTGAAGCAGAAACTCTTTCTTGTATTTGTTGTGCTTTTTTACTTTTTTTGATAAGAGCAGACACTTTACTTGAAAATATTGCAACTAAAAAGTCACATGGAATTGCAGAAACCACTACAATAATCCCAAAAATCAATAATTGAAATGAAACAGAACCAATTTCTGGATTTACAAACTGAGGTAAAAAGGCTATGAAAAATAGAGCTGTTTTTGGATTTGTTAATTCTATTAAAATACTTTCAAAAAATATTCTTGATAGAGGTTTATAACTTGATTTTTTAGTCTCTTGCACTTCACTGTTCTCAAAGCTTGACTTAAAATATTTAATTCCTAAATAAATCAAATAAAATGCCCCTAAAAGCTTAATAATAATATACAAAGTTGGAGAGTGTTTAAATATGGCTGCCAAACCCAAAACTGTTGCAAGAACATGGAAAAGTCCACCTACTGCTAAACCAAGTGCTGCAACAATTCCACCTGGTACTCCTTGAGATATTGATCTTGCCATTACATATAAGTTTGAAGGTCCTGGAGAAATATGCATAATTAATGTTGCAAGTGTAAAAGTTAATAATACTTCTATTGCTGGCATTTAAATCCTTTATTTTTTATTATAGGCTGTTTATACCATATATTTTTAAAATATTTATTTAGTTATTGTTTCTTTTTATATTATTATTGGAAAATTTATCAATCTAGTATTTTATTTATGATAATTTAGTAAACTGTGTATATTCAAACTAAAAAAGATAAAATTAATAAAATCTATGCCTATTCAATTTATATAAAAGCTCCTTATATATACATTCATTTAGCCTAAAATGTATCTCTTTTATTTTAGATACATGAAAAAATTCTGAGAATAAATCTTGCTTATTGTTTATATCTTCTTTGAAAATTTTATAATTAACCTCTTTCATATCTTTATCAAAAACAATATTAAAACACTCGGCATCTTCGTATATATACTCTACATCATTGTTATTAAATAACTTTTTTTGTTGTAACTCTTTCCATAATTTTAAATTAATGTACATTAAAACTAATCCTTCAAAATCAATTTAATTTAATAAATTTTATTGCATATTATCATTTTAAGTTATTGAAGTAAAATTATCCATAACTTAAAATGATAAAAGGAGTAAAAATGGATTCACATTTATTAAAAGTATTTGTAGCAGTTGCAAAAAAAGGCAATATATCACAAGCTGCTATAGAATTAGATTGTGCCCAATCTAATGTAACATCTAGAATTAAACAATTAGAAAAGAACTTAGACATAAAACTATTTAACAGAGTATCAAAAGGTGTAAAACTAACATATGAGGGAGAAAAGTTATACCCAGATGCTGTTGAAATTATTCATAAACTTGAAGAAGCAGAAGCAAAAATAAAAAATCTAAACAAACAAGAGATATTAAAAGTATCATCTACACAAGTAAATGCTCCGATAAGACTTGTACCTTTTATTTCAAAATTAAAAAAAGATTTTCCAGAAAAAAAAATAGAACTTTATACAAACACATCTTTATTGGTAATTGACTCAATTCTCAATTATGATGTAGATATTGGATTTATATGTGGAAAAACTGAACATAAAGATATAAAAATTTTAAAAGAGTTTGAAGAAGAATTATATATAGTAGAAGCCTTAAATGACAATATTCAAAACTGCGTATTTACTTATATTGATTCTTGTATCTATTATATATATTTAGCATCATTGTTAAGAAATGAAGGTAATAATGATTTTGAAACGGTAACAATTGAAAATTATGAAACTATTTTAGCTTGTGTTGAACTTGGGATGGGAAGAGCAATACTACCAATAAACTTGATTAAAAAATATGGATATGAAAATAAACTAAAATTAAAAAAAGTTGATGATTCAAACACAAATTTTTCTACTTGTTTAATCTGTAGAAAAGACAATGAACCTAATGAAATCAATTATTTTAAAAATATAGAATTATAAAAGGAATAAAATTGGAAAAACTATTTATATATGGAACACTTGCACCTGGAATACCAAATGAACATAAACTAAGTGATATAAAAGGAGTTTGGAAAGAAGCAACAGTAAAAGGAAGACTTCACCAAGAAGGATGGGGAGCACAGATGGGATATCCTGGAATTGTTTTAGATGAAACTGCCCAAAGTGTTCAAGGATTTTTATTTAGTTCAGATGAACTTTACAAAAAGTGGGAGCTTTTAGATTCTTTTGAAGGAGATGAATATCAAAGAACACTTACAAAAGTACAACTTAGTGATGGCACTATTGAAGAAGCATTTATTTATGAATTGAATCAAAAGTAAGTTTATGAAAAAACTTGATTTATTTATTTTAGTATATTGCATAATAATTGTCTTTTCAGTTATGTATGCAACTCAACCTTTACAACCATTGCTTGCAAAAGAGTTTGATATTTCAATTACCAAAGCTTCTCAATTTACGGCTGTAATTATGCTATTTCTAGCTATTTCACCAATTATTTATGGATATATTTTAGAAAAAGTAAATGCAAAAAAGATGTTAATAAACTCTTCAATGATTTTATTTGTAACAAATATCTTACTTGGACTTTCTTATAACTATGAATTTTTCTTATTATTTAGAACTATTGAGGCTTTAGTAGTACCTGCTATATTAACTTCACTTATGAGTATACTTGCAAATATAGATAAAGATAATATCAAAAAAAATATGTCTATTTATGTAGCGGCTACTGTATTTGGTGGACTTGTTGGTAGAGTTTTCTCGGGATTCATTGCTACTACATTTTCTTATGAGTATGTATTTAATTCATTGTCTTTAGGTATTCTAATCTCTTTATATTTTATAAATAAAT harbors:
- a CDS encoding AraC family transcriptional regulator, coding for MNKFDYKNKLEITALKANISDFTQKRHFHEEFSLGVTLNNTQLNSIADSSNLIDKNAVMLFNPNEVHECTLGKYKDGVDYVMLYLKPELIFEALEKKEIFRFDSPIIYNEKIKNDILSLSSAILNQKEESVCSELYLNLVDNFRAEDLISKYKNENEFIKKAKEIIYYELDDVLDLEQISKELNLSRFQFIRLFKSNTGITPYQYFLNMKLIHAKKHLDKTKDLYETLVEYGFSDLSHFNRHFKKTFGITAYEYISK
- a CDS encoding DMT family transporter is translated as MMSLLGTTVYYYFFIKASSLLLSGVTGALSGSIPLFTYILAILFLKEEKINFIKIVGIFVGLVGVVLIAKPYDANLLEANLEGIISIILGSLILGMSFVYAKKFITPLKIHFAALTTYQLGFALILLVFITDYNGITSVVSDTHVFLGLIIGLGLLGTGLAYIIYYYLIENLGAVNASSVTYIPPVVALLIGYFLVGENITFVDVIATLLIFSGVFIINKKR
- a CDS encoding LysE family translocator; translation: MPAIEVLLTFTLATLIMHISPGPSNLYVMARSISQGVPGGIVAALGLAVGGLFHVLATVLGLAAIFKHSPTLYIIIKLLGAFYLIYLGIKYFKSSFENSEVQETKKSSYKPLSRIFFESILIELTNPKTALFFIAFLPQFVNPEIGSVSFQLLIFGIIVVVSAIPCDFLVAIFSSKVSALIKKSKKAQQIQERVSASILFGLGSYIGIKELRSI
- a CDS encoding LysR family transcriptional regulator, whose translation is MDSHLLKVFVAVAKKGNISQAAIELDCAQSNVTSRIKQLEKNLDIKLFNRVSKGVKLTYEGEKLYPDAVEIIHKLEEAEAKIKNLNKQEILKVSSTQVNAPIRLVPFISKLKKDFPEKKIELYTNTSLLVIDSILNYDVDIGFICGKTEHKDIKILKEFEEELYIVEALNDNIQNCVFTYIDSCIYYIYLASLLRNEGNNDFETVTIENYETILACVELGMGRAILPINLIKKYGYENKLKLKKVDDSNTNFSTCLICRKDNEPNEINYFKNIEL
- a CDS encoding gamma-glutamylcyclotransferase family protein, with translation MEKLFIYGTLAPGIPNEHKLSDIKGVWKEATVKGRLHQEGWGAQMGYPGIVLDETAQSVQGFLFSSDELYKKWELLDSFEGDEYQRTLTKVQLSDGTIEEAFIYELNQK